gtggaatctgaaatatgacacaagtgaacctatctatgaaacagaaaccgaatcagggacatagagaatagactggtggttgccaaggggaagggggatgggagagggttggattgggagtttgggattagcagatgcaaactggtatatatagaatggataaacaacaaggtccaactgtatagcacagggaactatattcaatatcctgtgataaaccacaatggaaaagaatatgaaaaagaatatatatatgtatcactttgctgtacagcagtaattaacacaacattgtaatttagctatattcaataaaaaataaattaagggcttccctggtggcgcagtggttgggagtccgcctgccgatgcaggggacacgggttcgtgccccggtccgggaagatcccacatgccgcggagtggctgggcccgtgagccgtggccgctgggcctgcgcgtccggagcctgtgctccgcaacgggagaggccacaacagtgagaggcctgcgtaccgcaaaaaaaaaaaaaggaaaaaaaacgaAGACAGTCAAGGTCAGTCTCTACCCGCGTGGATCTTGCACTCAGTGCAGGCAGCTTGTGTGTAACAGACAGGCTAGGGTGGTGGCTTTGTGCCTAAAGGAGGGAGGTCACAATGTGTACTTTGTGATGAGAGCCATGATATACCCAGTGGCACTGAGGACCCCACTGAGAGCTCAGCCTTCCTCCTGCAGGGAGGATAGGGCACACACCATATGTTATCTCTCTGCTCTCACACCTTCCATCCCAGGCCCAGCCAGAGTCCCCTTTGGAGGTGGGCAAATGGATAGGGAAGTGGGAGATGAGGGGTTGGGAGGAGGTGTGGTGTGGAGGGCTGGGGAGCCGTGGAAGCCAACAAGACAGAGGGTTGGGGGGCTATCtgtggcctcagttcctcaccccTCCCACTCCCAGGTAGAGGAGCCAGTCAGCTGCCTGCCACTGGAGCCTTTGCCTGGGCCAGACATGAAGCACTGCTGGCAGATTTTTGTCCTGTGCATCTTCTTGATGCTCATCTTGTGGCTGATGGCCGCCTGCCTGGATCTGAAGCCGGAATCGGCACCCCAGGAAAAACGGATGAAGGTGGTACCATGGCGTTGCAGCTGCCCTCCGTTCAAATTCAGGAAATGTGGCTGCCCATCCGGGACACTCAACGACTCTGTCTGCCACCACGCGGCTGGAGGG
This region of Physeter macrocephalus isolate SW-GA chromosome 14, ASM283717v5, whole genome shotgun sequence genomic DNA includes:
- the C14H20orf173 gene encoding LOW QUALITY PROTEIN: uncharacterized protein C20orf173 homolog (The sequence of the model RefSeq protein was modified relative to this genomic sequence to represent the inferred CDS: deleted 1 base in 1 codon), which gives rise to MGTSRKEDANRPAPAASRFRPSLSHAPSLHAGAAMRGRSQCVLCDESHDIPSGTEDPTESSASSCREDRAHTICYLSALTPSIPGPARVPFGGGQMDREVGDEGLGGGVVWRAGEPWKPTRQRVGGLSVASVPHPSHSQVEEPVSCLPLEPLPGPDMKHCWQIFVLCIFLMLILWLMAACLDLKPESAPQEKRMKVVPWRCSCPPFKFRKCGCPSGTLNDSVCHHAAGGNWFDVGYEKTMGYIMGAAEPTSPDAVLSWWGMNSASELGRVWEKLFKVIPRPSVSHFDLFCGTCASVGNSKILWAASLVKSANHTAVSRMNQVPVQGFEMLGNQTTGPSISRRNDRDQGSWSQLVLLFLKLFVLAWTSDALSEEVMVWEPRHS